The Spirosoma foliorum genome has a window encoding:
- a CDS encoding DUF4249 domain-containing protein: MSTFEGNFLFGYMRSVIIILLICLSSCLGLVRCVDPRPATINSSLNVLIVDGTLTDKAETQVIRLNRSQADPLSGRLGYLPVTKANVQLVVDSGNVVIAQETTDGRYQLPADFQGQAGHTYQLKFTLSDGTHYESTPELLQPVAPIGQVRAQFNPTSLSGTERLNNIYTAAHDFYVDFTDPANQTNYYRWEWTDWERQEWCRSCQRGLYQILDAQGALLEDCVNNTLNSSFPNYDYNCRTACWEIIYSNNLILFSDQYSNGNPVKGLLVGRIPLYSKEHCLVDIRQSSLTKSAYEYLKRLSDQTQTTGGVDGGQPALLVGNIHNVAQYNEAVVGYFTVSSVSSFRYWLTRSDASGFTPGLFQALNGHDPTREPAIGNRPPLAVCVSSDTRTPYKPEGWRD; this comes from the coding sequence TTGTCTACTTTTGAAGGTAATTTCCTGTTTGGCTATATGCGTTCAGTAATCATCATTCTATTGATTTGCCTAAGCAGTTGCTTAGGACTCGTTAGGTGTGTTGACCCCAGGCCAGCAACCATTAACAGCTCGCTTAATGTGCTGATTGTTGATGGCACCCTTACCGATAAGGCGGAGACTCAGGTGATTCGGCTTAATCGCTCCCAGGCGGACCCCCTCAGCGGTCGATTAGGGTATCTACCCGTCACTAAGGCTAACGTACAGCTCGTCGTTGATTCAGGAAACGTGGTGATCGCTCAGGAAACTACCGATGGCCGCTATCAGCTACCCGCTGACTTTCAGGGTCAAGCTGGCCATACGTATCAACTCAAGTTCACGCTATCGGATGGCACGCACTATGAATCAACCCCCGAGTTACTTCAGCCCGTGGCGCCCATCGGGCAAGTTCGCGCTCAGTTTAATCCCACAAGTTTAAGCGGAACGGAGCGATTAAATAATATTTATACGGCCGCTCATGATTTCTACGTAGACTTTACCGACCCGGCTAATCAAACCAATTATTACCGGTGGGAATGGACGGATTGGGAACGCCAGGAATGGTGCCGTAGTTGCCAGCGAGGACTCTACCAAATTCTTGATGCGCAAGGAGCCTTATTGGAAGATTGTGTCAATAATACGTTAAATTCTTCCTTCCCTAATTATGATTATAATTGTCGAACAGCCTGTTGGGAAATTATTTACAGCAATAACCTGATCTTGTTCAGCGATCAGTACAGCAATGGGAATCCAGTCAAAGGCCTGCTTGTTGGCCGCATTCCACTCTACTCGAAAGAGCATTGCCTGGTTGACATTAGACAAAGCTCCTTAACCAAATCGGCTTACGAGTACCTGAAGCGATTGAGTGACCAGACTCAGACGACAGGTGGTGTGGACGGTGGGCAGCCGGCTCTGCTGGTCGGCAACATACACAATGTGGCGCAGTACAATGAAGCGGTGGTTGGGTATTTTACCGTATCCAGCGTTTCTTCGTTTCGCTATTGGCTAACCCGTAGTGATGCGAGTGGTTTCACGCCTGGCTTATTTCAAGCCCTGAACGGTCATGACCCGACCCGGGAGCCAGCTATCGGTAACCGCCCTCCACTAGCCGTTTGTGTCTCCAGTGATACCCGAACGCCGTATAAACCCGAAGGCTGGCGTGACTGA
- a CDS encoding Hsp20/alpha crystallin family protein codes for MYNKQAFQSEHKGNCGPWGRGKFGGNWGGPMFGRGKFGKFWEGRHAGGFQHVPVNIEETDAEYTISLYAAGLVKENVKLTVKDDVLTISYQSTDQPNAEEQSASSKYTYQEYGNQSFERSFQLNDKVLTESISASYADGVLKVVLPKNPATNKPAQTISVA; via the coding sequence ATGTATAATAAACAAGCATTTCAATCAGAACATAAAGGTAATTGTGGTCCCTGGGGACGAGGTAAATTTGGCGGAAACTGGGGTGGTCCCATGTTTGGCCGCGGTAAATTCGGTAAATTCTGGGAAGGTCGTCACGCCGGTGGTTTCCAGCACGTACCTGTCAATATTGAAGAAACCGATGCCGAATATACCATCTCGCTCTATGCGGCAGGGCTGGTAAAAGAGAACGTTAAGCTAACGGTTAAAGACGATGTCCTGACGATTTCGTATCAGAGCACTGATCAGCCGAATGCAGAGGAACAGTCAGCATCGAGCAAGTATACGTATCAGGAGTACGGCAACCAGTCGTTCGAACGGTCGTTCCAGCTCAACGACAAAGTCCTCACCGAAAGCATCTCGGCTAGTTATGCCGATGGCGTGCTGAAAGTGGTTCTTCCCAAGAATCCAGCTACCAATAAGCCTGCGCAGACGATCTCTGTGGCCTAG
- a CDS encoding helix-turn-helix transcriptional regulator, translating to MKRYIQHEPFNVYHFTVDRWPHPVHKHSYFEIIFIRNGLGRHFINGHTFSYATGDVFLLGPEDYHFFEIQEPTTFCYIRFTELFIRDPALAQSTQWLPMVEYLLQTPYQANGSLVKDPGEKELLEHLLIVLVHEYDREEGYDMLIINGIMKALLVMLSRTLVRQRTHESQQRPSPKLMEELLLYICQHIQDPNALRIERLVGRFNRSASYLSVLFKKQMGESLQVYILKYKLRMIENRLRFSNQSITQITTEFGFTDSSHLTKLFKKHYGLTPGRFRQTAAQGQKP from the coding sequence ATGAAACGTTATATTCAGCATGAGCCCTTTAATGTCTATCACTTTACCGTAGATCGCTGGCCGCACCCGGTTCACAAGCATAGCTATTTTGAAATTATTTTTATCCGTAACGGTCTTGGGCGGCATTTTATAAATGGTCATACCTTTTCTTACGCAACGGGGGACGTGTTTTTATTAGGCCCGGAAGATTACCATTTCTTTGAGATTCAAGAACCGACTACATTTTGTTATATCCGTTTCACGGAGTTGTTTATTCGGGACCCTGCGTTGGCCCAATCCACCCAGTGGCTACCTATGGTCGAGTATTTACTTCAAACCCCTTACCAGGCCAACGGAAGTTTGGTGAAAGATCCAGGCGAAAAAGAGCTTTTGGAGCATTTGCTGATTGTACTAGTGCATGAATATGATCGGGAAGAAGGCTATGACATGCTGATCATTAATGGAATCATGAAAGCACTTTTGGTGATGCTATCTCGTACGTTGGTTCGGCAACGAACACATGAATCCCAACAGCGTCCAAGCCCAAAACTAATGGAGGAACTCTTGCTGTATATCTGCCAACATATTCAGGACCCAAACGCCTTGCGAATTGAACGATTAGTAGGACGCTTTAATCGGTCGGCCAGCTATTTAAGCGTGTTATTTAAAAAGCAAATGGGGGAATCGCTGCAAGTTTACATCCTTAAGTATAAGCTCAGGATGATCGAGAATCGGTTGCGATTCAGTAATCAAAGTATTACGCAGATTACCACTGAATTTGGCTTTACCGATAGTAGCCATTTGACAAAGCTCTTCAAAAAGCACTATGGCCTAACTCCTGGACGCTTTCGTCAAACAGCCGCTCAAGGGCAAAAGCCGTAG
- a CDS encoding aconitate hydratase, protein MAFDLDMIQRVYANLGKRVEAARKAVGKPLTLSEKILYSHLFAGETTQAFERGKAYVDFAPDRVAMQDATAQMALLQFMQAGRPQVAVPSTVHCDHLIQAEVGAVQDLDIAKSKNKEVYDFLASISNKYGIGFWKPGAGIIHQVVLENYAFPGGMMIGTDSHTPNAGGLGMIAIGVGGADACDVMAGLAWELKMPKLIGVKLTGKLSGWASAKDVILRVAGILTVKGGTGCIVEYFGEGAESLSATGKGTICNMGAEIGATTSIFAYDEKMADYLKATSRADIAAAADAVKADLRSDDEVYADPASYYDQLIEIDLSTLEPHINGPFTPDLAWPLSNFAKAVKENNWPAKLEVGLIGSCTNSSYEDMTRSASVAAQATAKNLKTKAEFTVTPGSELVRFTAERDGLLDTFEEIGGVVLANACGPCIGQWARHMDDPTRKNSIITSFNRNFAKRNDGNASTHAFVASPEIVTALVIAGDLTFNPMTDTLTNEAGEQVMLDEPQGIEQPVKGYAVDDAGYQAPAEDGSDVQVIVSPTSDRLQLLAPFAAWEGTDLKGLKLLIKAKGKCTTDHISMAGPWLKFRGHLDNISNNMLIGAVNFYNEKTNSVKNQLTGEYGEVPAVQRAYKAAGIGSIVVGDENYGEGSSREHAAMEPRFLGVRAILVRSFARIHETNLKKQGMLALTFANPADYDKIQEDDVIDIDGLTEFSPGRPLEIVLHHADGTTDEFPVNHTYNEGQIEWFKAGAALNIIRMKQNA, encoded by the coding sequence ATGGCTTTTGACTTAGATATGATTCAGCGCGTGTACGCTAACCTCGGTAAACGCGTCGAAGCAGCCCGGAAGGCAGTGGGCAAACCGCTGACCTTGTCGGAGAAAATTTTATACAGTCACCTTTTTGCTGGCGAAACAACCCAGGCGTTTGAGCGGGGAAAAGCCTATGTGGATTTCGCCCCAGACCGTGTGGCTATGCAGGATGCAACGGCCCAAATGGCGTTATTGCAGTTTATGCAGGCAGGTCGGCCTCAAGTAGCTGTTCCCTCTACCGTTCACTGCGACCACTTGATTCAGGCCGAAGTAGGAGCCGTTCAGGATTTAGATATTGCGAAGAGCAAAAACAAAGAAGTATACGACTTCCTGGCGTCTATTTCCAATAAATATGGTATTGGTTTCTGGAAACCAGGTGCTGGTATCATTCACCAGGTTGTACTTGAAAACTACGCCTTTCCGGGTGGTATGATGATCGGTACCGATTCGCACACACCAAACGCGGGTGGTCTGGGTATGATCGCCATTGGCGTGGGTGGAGCTGATGCCTGCGACGTTATGGCGGGCTTAGCCTGGGAATTGAAAATGCCCAAACTGATCGGTGTGAAACTGACTGGTAAACTGAGCGGTTGGGCATCAGCTAAAGACGTTATTCTGCGTGTAGCGGGTATCCTGACCGTAAAAGGCGGAACGGGTTGTATTGTTGAATACTTCGGCGAAGGTGCCGAAAGTCTGTCGGCTACGGGTAAAGGCACGATTTGTAACATGGGTGCTGAAATTGGGGCAACTACCTCGATTTTCGCCTATGACGAGAAAATGGCCGATTACCTGAAAGCGACCAGCCGGGCTGATATTGCTGCCGCAGCCGACGCTGTGAAAGCTGATTTGCGGTCGGATGACGAAGTGTATGCAGACCCTGCTTCGTACTACGACCAACTCATCGAAATCGACCTGTCGACGCTGGAACCACACATCAATGGTCCATTTACGCCAGATTTAGCGTGGCCGCTGTCGAATTTTGCTAAAGCGGTGAAAGAAAATAACTGGCCTGCCAAACTAGAAGTCGGTTTGATTGGTTCCTGCACCAACTCCAGCTACGAAGACATGACTCGTTCGGCTTCGGTAGCGGCTCAGGCCACGGCGAAGAATCTGAAAACCAAGGCCGAATTTACGGTAACGCCGGGTTCTGAACTGGTTCGGTTCACGGCTGAGCGCGATGGTTTGCTCGATACGTTCGAAGAGATCGGTGGCGTGGTTCTGGCCAATGCCTGCGGTCCTTGTATCGGACAGTGGGCGCGTCACATGGATGACCCAACCCGTAAAAACTCGATCATCACGTCGTTCAACCGGAACTTCGCTAAACGGAATGACGGTAACGCCAGCACCCACGCTTTCGTGGCATCACCCGAAATCGTGACAGCACTCGTTATTGCGGGTGACCTGACGTTCAACCCAATGACCGATACACTGACCAACGAAGCAGGTGAGCAGGTCATGCTCGACGAGCCACAGGGTATTGAGCAACCCGTTAAAGGCTATGCTGTTGATGATGCTGGTTATCAGGCTCCCGCCGAAGACGGATCGGATGTGCAGGTAATCGTTTCGCCAACGTCGGACCGTTTGCAATTGCTGGCTCCATTTGCGGCCTGGGAGGGTACTGATCTGAAAGGATTGAAACTGCTGATCAAAGCGAAAGGCAAGTGTACCACCGACCATATTTCGATGGCGGGTCCCTGGTTGAAATTCCGTGGTCACCTCGACAACATTTCGAACAATATGCTGATTGGCGCGGTGAACTTCTACAATGAGAAGACCAACAGCGTTAAAAACCAACTGACCGGCGAGTATGGTGAAGTGCCTGCTGTTCAACGCGCTTACAAAGCTGCGGGCATCGGTTCGATTGTCGTTGGTGACGAAAACTACGGCGAAGGTTCGTCTCGTGAGCACGCAGCTATGGAGCCTCGTTTCCTAGGTGTTCGTGCTATTCTGGTGCGTTCATTCGCTCGTATTCACGAAACCAACCTGAAAAAACAGGGTATGCTGGCGTTAACATTTGCTAACCCTGCTGATTACGACAAAATTCAGGAAGATGATGTGATCGACATCGATGGCCTGACCGAGTTTTCGCCAGGTCGTCCGCTCGAAATCGTTCTGCATCACGCTGATGGCACCACAGATGAGTTCCCTGTGAACCATACCTACAACGAAGGCCAAATCGAGTGGTTCAAAGCGGGTGCCGCTCTGAACATCATTCGGATGAAGCAAAATGCCTAA
- a CDS encoding CHRD domain-containing protein — protein MNKKNTILSITALLALAFAFSSCKNDDNPTITSTTTKLTATLNGASEKPTSTSSAATGTFTGVVDESTRVLSYTVTYTGPFTSSLTAGHLHRVTNTTALTGGVEIPFTSLTSPIIGTFQLANQNRVDSLKNGFYYANLHTTVYPAGEIRGDIKKQ, from the coding sequence ATGAATAAGAAAAACACAATCCTATCAATCACTGCACTACTGGCTTTAGCCTTTGCTTTTTCATCGTGTAAAAACGACGACAACCCAACGATCACTTCCACTACAACCAAGTTAACAGCAACGCTCAACGGTGCCAGCGAAAAACCAACCTCTACCTCGTCGGCAGCTACAGGCACGTTTACAGGTGTAGTTGATGAATCAACCCGTGTATTAAGCTACACGGTAACGTACACGGGTCCCTTCACCTCGTCATTAACAGCCGGTCATTTACACCGTGTTACGAATACAACAGCCTTGACAGGTGGTGTTGAAATACCTTTCACGAGTTTAACCAGCCCGATTATTGGCACATTTCAATTAGCGAATCAGAATCGGGTAGATAGTCTTAAGAATGGTTTTTATTACGCCAACCTACATACGACGGTCTACCCGGCCGGTGAAATTCGTGGCGATATCAAAAAGCAATAG
- a CDS encoding TonB-dependent receptor domain-containing protein encodes MTNPVKLVMNYTVFVLGLNLLASHLVQAQFVNQPPGNKALDSINRTNAEGIRPGSLLENNVLRITTSSKLAVFLPDSVLATGTAVLIFPKVRLTTQALDPESRTLVSRLTARGITVFVIPYRLAQGSVFPTTGQAPTLSPQDSLNVRAMALADGSNALSYLRQHALELGIKPDQIGVLGVSTGGTLALQLVYNSTKATRPNFVSLIQAEIGALAADSVPADAPGLFIVALSGATINHARQKAIQTAQLYQQWLQAGRSVELHSYELGSQRVGSTPLDSVPDTWLDQWTDWLSRQGYWQKRIVTQRHQPVAPNTAIIPNEPPVVLPTSPLSKTTTIVEAPAGSQQPPAPSRSGDLITAYKTPGASSDRNWLLSVNGTVRDSATGRVLARATVLIDYEKIGKGTATNEQGQFLVRLSPGKHAVVIRSVGYLPFRTTLYLRENTTLAVNLASVASQLEEVVVTSKGYDRTVRQPLLGVSQINIATLKKMPAALGEVDILRSLQMLPGVTSVGEAANGLNIRGGTTDQNLILLDDTPIFNPTHMFGLFSVFPPDAVSGLDLYKGNVPARYGGRAASVLDISLRNPDLKQLHLRGGVSLVANRLTLETPIIKDKLALMVSGRGAFNDFLLRAVSPRFDNIRAKFGDGTAKLFWRVNDRNTVTATSYYSQDLFQTNLVGSLSNVNAINTQYAQQTANGMVRWFHAINNRVNVQTTALVAQYIPRILSTEDSTANKVELKQSLLQRQIKSNLNYQLANQKIEIGISGLHYRLNPGELIPGSSRTVNYQKTPIENALELAIHVEDEISLSDKLAVSAGLRYSHFLNFGPSIVRRYANSDVADASAVVDSTVYRAGQLSKQYGGFEPRLGLRYTLTPTSSIKIGYNLMRQYVQVITNTITPLPTSRWKTSDAHIQPQVSQLWSAGYFRNSKNNLFELSAEVYWRSTQHILDYKPGANFLLEPYPETQLLPGRSKAYGLEVMVSKKKGELTGWVNYTFARTLNQVNQGVEFQQQINGGNWYRANYDRPHSLNMSLTINQGKTHSFSFNFSYSTGRPYTAPEGLIRYQGRTYPYYDERNQYRLPDYHRLDFAWNIYNPSMKNRRWQGHWTFTVYNLYGRKNVYSIFYRTEGQATNPYQLSIFGAPIPSLTYNFEFN; translated from the coding sequence ATGACAAACCCAGTTAAACTCGTGATGAACTATACCGTATTCGTTCTAGGGTTAAATCTGCTTGCCAGCCACCTCGTCCAGGCGCAGTTCGTGAATCAACCGCCTGGCAACAAAGCCCTTGATTCCATTAATCGTACCAACGCCGAAGGTATACGACCAGGCAGTCTGCTGGAAAATAACGTGTTGAGGATAACGACTTCCTCAAAACTGGCGGTTTTTTTGCCAGACTCAGTGCTGGCAACGGGCACTGCCGTGCTTATTTTTCCGAAGGTTAGATTGACCACGCAGGCATTGGACCCGGAAAGTAGGACCCTGGTCTCTCGACTAACCGCACGAGGCATAACGGTTTTTGTAATACCCTACCGATTGGCTCAAGGCTCCGTGTTCCCCACAACGGGGCAGGCTCCAACGTTAAGCCCGCAAGATTCGCTGAATGTACGAGCCATGGCCCTTGCTGATGGCAGCAATGCCCTTAGCTACCTGCGCCAACACGCCCTCGAACTGGGTATCAAACCGGATCAGATTGGTGTATTGGGCGTATCTACGGGCGGAACGCTGGCACTACAACTAGTTTACAACTCGACTAAAGCAACCCGCCCTAATTTTGTGAGCCTTATTCAGGCTGAAATAGGTGCCCTAGCCGCCGACTCGGTTCCGGCCGATGCGCCAGGTCTGTTTATTGTCGCCCTGTCAGGGGCGACAATAAACCATGCCCGCCAGAAGGCTATCCAGACCGCCCAGTTATACCAGCAGTGGCTACAGGCTGGCCGGTCAGTAGAGTTGCATAGCTATGAATTGGGAAGTCAACGGGTTGGTAGTACTCCGCTCGATTCGGTACCTGATACCTGGCTGGACCAATGGACCGATTGGTTAAGCCGGCAAGGCTATTGGCAAAAGCGGATTGTGACTCAGCGCCATCAACCTGTTGCCCCGAATACGGCGATCATACCCAATGAACCACCAGTCGTTCTACCGACGTCTCCGCTGTCCAAAACGACGACCATTGTAGAAGCGCCGGCCGGAAGTCAGCAGCCCCCCGCACCAAGCCGGTCTGGCGACCTGATAACGGCGTATAAAACACCTGGAGCGTCGAGCGACCGCAATTGGCTCCTGTCGGTTAATGGCACTGTTCGCGATTCGGCTACGGGTCGAGTGCTGGCTCGTGCTACCGTGCTGATCGATTATGAAAAAATCGGTAAAGGTACCGCTACCAATGAACAGGGGCAGTTTTTGGTTCGCCTGTCACCGGGAAAGCACGCCGTCGTCATTCGAAGCGTGGGCTACCTGCCCTTCCGAACCACGCTCTATCTGCGGGAAAACACAACCCTAGCGGTGAACCTGGCTTCTGTCGCCAGCCAGTTGGAGGAGGTTGTCGTTACCAGTAAAGGCTACGATCGTACGGTTCGTCAGCCCCTGTTGGGGGTTAGTCAGATCAATATCGCGACGTTGAAGAAGATGCCTGCCGCTCTGGGCGAGGTAGACATTTTACGCAGCCTGCAAATGCTGCCCGGCGTGACAAGTGTGGGCGAAGCCGCTAATGGACTCAACATTCGGGGGGGGACTACGGATCAAAACCTTATCCTGCTCGATGATACGCCCATTTTCAACCCCACCCATATGTTTGGGCTGTTTTCGGTCTTTCCACCAGATGCGGTTAGTGGGCTTGATCTCTACAAGGGTAATGTGCCGGCCCGGTATGGGGGCCGAGCCGCTTCCGTACTGGACATTAGCCTGCGTAACCCTGATCTTAAACAACTTCATCTGAGGGGCGGAGTGAGTCTGGTGGCTAACCGATTGACCCTTGAGACCCCGATCATCAAAGACAAACTGGCGCTGATGGTCTCCGGTCGAGGGGCGTTTAATGACTTTCTGCTGCGCGCGGTTTCGCCCCGCTTTGACAACATTCGGGCCAAGTTCGGTGATGGTACGGCTAAGTTGTTCTGGCGCGTCAATGACCGTAATACAGTGACCGCCACCAGTTACTACAGCCAGGATTTGTTTCAAACTAATTTAGTGGGGAGTCTCTCTAATGTCAATGCGATCAATACGCAGTACGCTCAACAAACCGCTAACGGCATGGTCCGCTGGTTTCACGCCATCAATAACCGGGTGAATGTGCAAACCACAGCGCTGGTGGCTCAGTACATTCCCCGCATCCTGTCTACCGAAGACAGTACGGCCAACAAAGTCGAGTTGAAACAGTCGCTCTTACAACGACAGATTAAATCAAATCTAAACTATCAGTTAGCGAATCAGAAGATCGAGATTGGCATCAGTGGCTTACATTATCGACTCAATCCGGGCGAACTGATTCCCGGCAGCAGTCGGACCGTCAATTACCAGAAAACACCGATTGAGAACGCACTGGAACTAGCCATCCATGTCGAAGATGAGATCAGTTTGTCCGATAAACTAGCGGTTTCGGCCGGACTGCGGTACTCCCATTTTCTGAATTTTGGACCGTCAATCGTGCGTCGGTATGCAAACAGTGACGTGGCCGATGCGTCGGCGGTCGTGGATTCTACAGTTTACCGGGCCGGACAGCTAAGCAAACAGTATGGGGGTTTTGAACCCCGGCTGGGCCTGCGGTATACGCTAACCCCTACCTCTTCCATCAAGATTGGCTATAATCTGATGCGGCAATACGTACAGGTGATTACCAACACGATTACGCCCCTGCCTACTTCCCGATGGAAAACATCCGATGCGCATATCCAGCCGCAGGTGAGCCAATTGTGGTCAGCGGGGTATTTTAGGAACTCAAAAAATAACCTCTTCGAACTATCGGCAGAGGTGTACTGGCGAAGTACGCAGCATATTCTGGACTACAAACCAGGGGCTAATTTTTTGTTAGAGCCCTACCCCGAAACCCAGTTGCTGCCGGGCCGCAGTAAAGCCTATGGCCTGGAGGTGATGGTGTCCAAGAAAAAAGGCGAACTAACGGGCTGGGTCAACTATACCTTTGCCCGTACGCTGAATCAGGTGAATCAAGGGGTTGAATTCCAGCAACAGATCAACGGGGGGAACTGGTACCGAGCTAACTATGACCGGCCCCATAGTCTAAACATGAGCCTGACTATCAACCAGGGCAAAACCCATAGTTTCTCCTTCAACTTTTCGTACAGTACGGGGCGGCCTTACACGGCACCGGAGGGATTAATTCGCTACCAGGGCCGGACGTACCCGTATTACGACGAGCGCAACCAGTATCGGTTACCGGACTATCATCGGCTGGATTTTGCCTGGAACATCTACAACCCCAGTATGAAAAACCGGCGCTGGCAGGGTCACTGGACGTTTACGGTGTATAACCTGTACGGTCGTAAGAATGTGTATTCAATTTTCTACCGAACGGAAGGGCAAGCGACAAACCCTTATCAACTGAGTATCTTCGGCGCACCCATTCCAAGTTTGACCTATAATTTTGAATTCAACTAA
- a CDS encoding outer membrane beta-barrel protein: protein MQTLFSTLVAFWMTLTSLKAQENILIKAKPFQFGVFAGFNYSSTILTTPEIKSLAGFLIGVDLQYAMTTKSSLHLQPSWTRAKSQSYDVNLKIGTFKLPFIYRYNVSLNQKLFFVQAGVSYNHLTGSGLSRRTDIVCIAAPCPYMGPETSSSIKSVVSGMAGIGYTIELGKISIPITLQYDRNLSNYVFLATSSSPFQTDTEPIRVKFESFALTTGISF from the coding sequence ATGCAAACTCTTTTTAGCACGCTAGTTGCCTTCTGGATGACGTTAACGAGCTTAAAGGCTCAGGAGAACATATTAATAAAGGCGAAGCCGTTCCAGTTCGGTGTGTTTGCAGGGTTTAACTATTCAAGTACTATTTTGACTACTCCAGAAATCAAGTCTCTAGCTGGCTTTCTTATTGGTGTTGATTTGCAGTACGCTATGACAACTAAATCATCTTTACATCTCCAACCATCCTGGACGCGGGCCAAGTCTCAATCTTACGATGTCAATTTAAAAATTGGCACGTTCAAACTACCGTTTATATATCGATATAATGTCTCCCTTAATCAAAAGCTGTTTTTTGTTCAAGCGGGAGTTAGTTATAACCATCTCACAGGTAGTGGTTTAAGTAGACGAACTGATATTGTCTGTATAGCTGCGCCCTGTCCATATATGGGACCGGAAACCTCCTCTTCAATCAAATCTGTTGTGAGTGGAATGGCTGGTATTGGTTATACCATCGAACTGGGAAAAATCAGTATTCCTATTACGTTGCAATACGACCGGAATTTAAGTAATTATGTATTCCTTGCTACTAGCTCAAGTCCATTTCAAACTGATACAGAACCAATACGGGTCAAATTTGAGAGTTTTGCCCTAACAACTGGCATTAGCTTTTGA
- a CDS encoding PadR family transcriptional regulator — translation MESGNQEFLRGTLKTLVLQLLAQQGKMYGYEITQAVEERTGGEITLTFGALYPLLHKLEDEGLLITQSLEVDGRLRKYYQLTPVGSETAVRKAGEFERFIQLMRLIINPTPDVAFGQ, via the coding sequence ATGGAATCAGGTAATCAGGAATTTTTACGAGGAACACTGAAAACCCTTGTTCTTCAATTGCTGGCTCAACAGGGGAAGATGTATGGGTATGAAATTACGCAGGCTGTAGAAGAGCGGACAGGCGGGGAAATCACGCTTACGTTTGGCGCACTTTATCCATTACTCCATAAGTTGGAAGATGAAGGGTTACTGATAACACAAAGTCTGGAGGTGGACGGGCGACTGCGGAAATACTATCAGCTCACACCAGTAGGGAGTGAAACTGCCGTCCGGAAGGCGGGCGAATTTGAGCGATTTATCCAACTTATGCGATTGATCATTAACCCCACGCCCGATGTAGCCTTTGGCCAATAA